From Streptomyces sp. TLI_235, a single genomic window includes:
- a CDS encoding TetR family transcriptional regulator: MTPDAEPKVRRSRLSEERERELYEAVIELLREVGYDALTMDAIAARTRSSKATLYRQWNGKPELVAAALRSCRPITAADVDTGTLRGDLRELLRLRCATSLRDAALMRALGQAMHKDPDLLRAFRTLVVEPETAALAAMLGRGVDRGELAPDCPAAPFVPHMVLGALAARPLLEGVEADPEYLARYVDAVVLPALGL; the protein is encoded by the coding sequence ATGACGCCGGACGCCGAGCCGAAGGTGCGCCGCAGCCGTCTCTCCGAGGAGCGCGAGCGCGAGCTGTACGAGGCCGTGATCGAGCTGCTCCGCGAGGTGGGGTACGACGCGCTGACCATGGACGCGATCGCCGCCCGCACGCGCTCCAGCAAAGCCACCCTCTACCGCCAGTGGAACGGCAAACCCGAGCTGGTGGCGGCGGCCCTCCGCAGTTGCCGTCCGATCACCGCCGCCGACGTCGACACCGGCACCCTCCGCGGCGACCTCCGCGAACTCCTCCGCCTGCGCTGCGCGACCTCCCTCCGGGACGCCGCACTGATGCGCGCCCTCGGCCAGGCGATGCACAAGGACCCGGACCTGCTCCGCGCCTTCCGCACGCTGGTCGTCGAGCCGGAGACGGCGGCCCTCGCCGCGATGCTCGGCCGCGGCGTCGACCGCGGCGAACTCGCCCCGGACTGCCCTGCCGCGCCGTTCGTCCCGCACATGGTGCTCGGCGCGCTCGCCGCCCGTCCGCTGCTGGAAGGCGTCGAGGCGGACCCGGAGTACCTCGCCCGCTACGTCGACGCGGTGGTCCTCCCCGCCCTCGGCCTCTGA
- a CDS encoding PAP2 superfamily protein, with translation MQPADPPPSASRPQTVRPHPVRPHPVRELLLIAALYTVYRLGRVAAEGHVPRAFRNAADVWSLERTLHLPGEADVQHVLLRSDLLVHAANAFYATVHFPATVLFLLWTYWRRPGHYVWIRRVLTVLTGAGLGLHLLLPLAPPRMLEATGLVDTARVYGPAVYGDPATDSLSNQFAAMPSLHVGWALTVAVGLIAATRSRRRWLWLLHPAVTFLVVVGTANHYWLDGLVAIALTGAALLLLRPPTDSAAPPPLRLPGQRRVTAPVRPVPNPAPAPAS, from the coding sequence ATGCAACCCGCAGACCCGCCGCCATCCGCCTCCCGGCCGCAGACAGTCCGCCCGCACCCCGTTCGCCCCCACCCGGTTCGTGAGCTGCTCCTCATCGCCGCGCTGTACACCGTCTACCGCCTGGGCCGGGTCGCCGCGGAGGGCCACGTGCCGCGGGCGTTCCGCAACGCGGCCGACGTGTGGAGCCTGGAGCGCACCCTGCACCTGCCGGGCGAGGCGGACGTCCAGCACGTGCTGCTCCGCAGCGACCTGCTGGTGCACGCTGCGAACGCCTTCTACGCGACGGTGCACTTCCCGGCGACGGTGCTCTTCCTGCTCTGGACGTACTGGCGCCGCCCCGGCCACTACGTGTGGATACGCCGGGTGCTCACCGTCCTCACCGGCGCCGGCCTGGGACTGCACCTGCTGCTGCCGCTGGCCCCGCCGCGGATGCTGGAGGCGACCGGGCTCGTCGACACGGCCCGGGTCTACGGGCCGGCGGTGTACGGGGACCCGGCCACGGACAGTCTCTCCAACCAGTTCGCCGCGATGCCGTCGCTGCACGTCGGCTGGGCGCTGACGGTCGCGGTCGGCCTGATCGCGGCCACCCGCTCCCGCCGGCGCTGGCTGTGGCTGCTGCACCCGGCGGTGACCTTCCTGGTCGTGGTCGGCACCGCCAACCACTACTGGCTGGACGGCCTGGTGGCGATCGCCCTCACCGGCGCGGCCCTGCTGCTGCTCCGCCCGCCGACCGACTCCGCGGCGCCGCCGCCGCTGCGGCTGCCAGGCCAGCGCCGTGTCACCGCCCCGGTCCGACCGGTGCCGAACCCCGCCCCCGCCCCGGCCTCCTGA
- a CDS encoding apolipoprotein N-acyltransferase: MADEADTAARPRPERADRPGRLARIRAGLPRTGLAVLAGLLMVAAFPPYDLWPLSIVGVAALSLLTRGRTLRQGAWTGFAFALPFFLGLLAWLRVVGWDATVGLSVIEALFVAALGAGLAATSRLRTWPLWGACLWVTQEWARDRLPLGGFPWGRLAFANTASPFTPLAALGGAPLVTFAVALCGTLLAWAVLRLRRGPRRSPKTAALAGLGAVAALLAGLVVPVPTAGADTVKVALVQGNVPRPGMDFLGRPMQVLDNHASETEKLAADIAAGRAPKPDIVIWPENASDLDPFSEPAAYQRIDQAVRAVGVPTLVGALVDGPDAQHVQNEGIVWSPVTGPGASYTKQHPVPFGEYVPFRAELSKVIERLQRVARDFYPGDHNGVMQLGPARIGDVICFEVAYDEIVRDTVTDGGRVLVVQTNNATYNRKGQTEQQLAMSRLRAVEHGRAVLIAATSGISAVIAPDGSVVSRTQELTPAVLNATVPLRDSRTVADRVGAAPEWVMAVAGLLACGVVAAGAVRRRRSGGTPEDAEPLNRVVP, translated from the coding sequence GTGGCGGACGAGGCGGACACCGCCGCGCGCCCGCGGCCCGAGCGGGCCGATCGCCCCGGGCGGCTCGCCCGCATCCGCGCGGGCCTGCCGAGGACGGGCCTGGCCGTGCTCGCCGGCCTGCTCATGGTCGCCGCGTTCCCGCCGTACGACCTGTGGCCGCTGTCGATCGTCGGCGTCGCGGCGCTGTCGCTGCTGACCCGAGGCCGCACCCTCCGCCAGGGCGCCTGGACGGGCTTCGCCTTCGCCCTGCCGTTCTTCCTCGGACTGCTCGCCTGGCTGCGGGTGGTCGGCTGGGACGCCACCGTCGGCCTGTCGGTGATCGAGGCGCTGTTCGTGGCGGCGCTCGGTGCGGGCCTCGCGGCGACCTCCCGGCTGCGTACCTGGCCGCTCTGGGGCGCCTGCCTCTGGGTCACCCAGGAGTGGGCCCGGGACCGGCTGCCGCTCGGCGGCTTCCCGTGGGGCCGGCTCGCCTTCGCCAACACCGCAAGCCCCTTCACCCCGCTGGCGGCGCTCGGCGGCGCCCCGCTGGTGACCTTCGCCGTGGCGCTCTGCGGCACCCTGCTGGCCTGGGCCGTGCTGCGGCTGCGCCGCGGCCCCCGGCGCTCGCCGAAGACCGCCGCGCTGGCGGGCCTCGGCGCGGTGGCGGCGCTGCTGGCCGGCCTGGTCGTCCCGGTGCCGACCGCGGGCGCGGACACCGTCAAGGTGGCCCTGGTCCAGGGCAACGTGCCGCGCCCCGGCATGGACTTCCTGGGCCGCCCCATGCAGGTCCTCGACAACCACGCGAGCGAGACCGAGAAGCTCGCCGCGGACATCGCCGCCGGCCGCGCCCCCAAGCCGGACATCGTCATCTGGCCGGAGAACGCCTCCGACCTCGACCCGTTCTCCGAGCCGGCCGCCTACCAGCGGATCGACCAGGCCGTCCGGGCGGTCGGCGTGCCCACCCTGGTCGGCGCCCTGGTCGACGGCCCGGACGCGCAGCACGTCCAGAACGAGGGCATCGTCTGGAGCCCGGTGACCGGCCCCGGCGCCTCGTACACCAAGCAGCACCCGGTGCCGTTCGGCGAGTACGTGCCGTTCCGCGCGGAGCTGTCCAAGGTGATCGAGCGCCTGCAGCGGGTCGCCCGCGACTTCTACCCGGGCGACCACAACGGCGTGATGCAGCTGGGCCCGGCCCGGATCGGCGACGTCATCTGCTTCGAGGTGGCCTACGACGAGATCGTCCGCGACACCGTCACCGACGGCGGCCGGGTCCTCGTCGTGCAGACCAACAACGCCACCTACAACCGCAAGGGCCAGACCGAGCAGCAGCTCGCCATGAGCCGGCTGCGCGCAGTGGAGCACGGCCGGGCCGTCCTGATCGCCGCCACCAGCGGCATCAGCGCGGTCATCGCCCCGGACGGCTCCGTGGTCTCCCGCACCCAGGAGCTCACCCCCGCGGTGCTGAACGCCACCGTCCCGCTGCGCGACTCCCGCACGGTGGCCGACCGGGTGGGCGCCGCGCCGGAGTGGGTGATGGCCGTCGCGGGCCTGCTGGCCTGCGGTGTCGTCGCGGCCGGTGCGGTCCGCCGGCGCCGCTCGGGCGGAACACCCGAGGACGCGGAACCGTTGAACCGGGTGGTGCCGTAG
- a CDS encoding AsnC family transcriptional regulator: MEDLDQRIVQLLLQDGRMSYTDLGKATGLSTSAVHQRVRRLEQRGVIRGYTAIVNPEAVDLALTAFISVKPFDPSAPDDTPERLVGLPEIEACHSVAGDENYILKVRVGAPGDLEDLLARIRSAAGVSTRTTVVLSTPYEARPPKL; the protein is encoded by the coding sequence GTGGAGGATCTCGACCAGCGCATCGTCCAGCTGCTCCTGCAGGACGGCCGGATGAGCTACACCGACCTGGGCAAGGCCACCGGCCTGTCCACCTCGGCCGTGCACCAGCGGGTGCGCCGCCTCGAACAGCGCGGGGTGATCCGCGGCTACACCGCGATCGTCAACCCCGAGGCCGTCGACCTGGCGCTCACCGCCTTCATCTCGGTCAAGCCCTTCGACCCGAGCGCGCCCGACGACACCCCCGAGCGGCTCGTCGGCCTCCCGGAGATCGAGGCCTGCCACAGCGTCGCCGGCGACGAGAACTACATCCTCAAGGTCCGCGTCGGCGCCCCCGGCGACCTCGAGGACCTGCTCGCCCGCATCCGCTCCGCCGCCGGCGTCTCCACCCGCACCACCGTCGTCCTCTCCACCCCGTACGAGGCGCGACCCCCGAAGCTCTGA
- a CDS encoding uridine kinase translates to MTELGDLAIRLAALPPSLGPVRLVAVDGHAGSGKTGFADKLAAELGGAPVVHLDDLATHEEPFGWTGRLHDQVLAPFARGEDASYQVYDWARHRFGTERTVPAAPVVLVEGVGAGRRAVRPVLAQLLWMELDAASANARGLLRDGPELAAFWQSWIRAERAHFAADPSRPHADVAVDGITGRIVRCTHGEPSSPY, encoded by the coding sequence ATGACGGAACTCGGTGATCTCGCGATCCGGCTGGCGGCGCTGCCGCCGTCCCTGGGCCCGGTCCGGCTGGTCGCGGTCGACGGGCACGCGGGCTCGGGCAAGACCGGCTTCGCGGACAAGCTGGCGGCGGAGCTGGGCGGGGCGCCCGTGGTGCACCTGGACGACCTGGCCACGCACGAGGAGCCCTTCGGCTGGACGGGGCGGCTGCACGACCAGGTGCTGGCGCCGTTCGCGCGCGGTGAGGACGCCTCGTACCAGGTCTACGACTGGGCGCGGCACCGGTTCGGGACGGAGCGCACGGTGCCGGCCGCCCCGGTGGTGCTGGTCGAGGGGGTCGGCGCGGGGCGGCGTGCGGTGCGCCCGGTCCTCGCCCAGCTGTTGTGGATGGAGCTTGACGCCGCGTCCGCGAACGCCCGCGGACTGCTGCGGGACGGCCCGGAACTGGCGGCGTTCTGGCAGAGCTGGATCCGTGCCGAGCGGGCGCACTTCGCCGCCGATCCGAGCCGGCCGCACGCCGATGTGGCGGTGGACGGGATTACCGGGAGGATCGTCCGGTGCACCCACGGTGAGCCCTCATCCCCCTATTGA
- a CDS encoding UPF0716 protein FxsA: MGEHRDGVDSYVSEQASPARPARRSTLRRVLPLLVAGWLVLEIWLLTVVASVAGWFSVLVLLLAGVFAGGWLIKRAGLKAFSAAVEQSRDPKPRQAQTATTLTVLAGVLLIVPGFLSDVLALTLLFPPTRALWRAGARRAARGVLNSTAPLGEDRFADAMRLQEQLRIHRPGGTVIQGEVVEPGAGPRPDTEYRPPITD, translated from the coding sequence GTGGGAGAGCACCGCGACGGAGTGGATTCGTACGTGTCCGAGCAAGCCTCCCCGGCCCGGCCCGCACGCCGCAGCACGCTGCGCCGGGTGCTGCCCCTGCTGGTCGCCGGCTGGCTGGTCCTGGAGATCTGGCTGCTGACGGTGGTCGCCTCGGTGGCCGGATGGTTCAGCGTGCTGGTGCTGCTGCTGGCCGGCGTGTTCGCCGGCGGCTGGCTGATCAAGCGGGCGGGCCTGAAGGCCTTCTCCGCGGCCGTCGAGCAGAGCCGCGACCCGAAGCCGCGCCAGGCACAGACCGCGACGACCCTCACCGTCCTGGCGGGCGTGCTGCTGATCGTGCCCGGCTTCCTGTCGGACGTGCTGGCGCTGACGCTGCTCTTCCCGCCCACCCGGGCGCTGTGGCGGGCCGGTGCCCGCCGGGCGGCCCGCGGGGTGCTGAACTCGACGGCGCCGCTCGGTGAGGACCGCTTCGCCGACGCGATGCGGCTGCAGGAGCAGCTGCGCATCCACCGCCCCGGCGGCACGGTGATCCAGGGCGAGGTGGTGGAGCCGGGCGCCGGTCCGCGTCCGGACACCGAGTACCGCCCGCCGATCACCGACTGA